A window of Leptotrichia wadei contains these coding sequences:
- the rsmH gene encoding 16S rRNA (cytosine(1402)-N(4))-methyltransferase RsmH, protein MEYHKPVLFNEVMENIITVRDAVYVDCTLGGGGHTQGILEKSSKNSSVIAIDQDMQAIEFAKKRLKKFGNKLQIFQDNFRNIDMAVYLAGFEKVDRILMDIGVSSNQLDNAKRGFSYRFEARLDMRMDSNLKTSAYEVINEFSEKEIADIIYKYGEEPKSRRIAKKIVEYRKNKPIETTTELADVVIRSIGKSMKKHPAKRTFQAIRIFVNKELEVLSETLDKAVKLLNKNGRLLVITFHSLEDRIVKEKFREFEDPCTCPKDIPICVCNKKSLGKIITRKPIIAKTLELEENNRAHSAKLRIFERSE, encoded by the coding sequence ATGGAATATCATAAACCTGTGCTGTTTAATGAAGTGATGGAGAATATAATAACAGTTAGGGATGCAGTTTATGTTGACTGTACGCTTGGTGGCGGTGGACATACGCAAGGTATTCTGGAAAAATCTTCTAAAAATTCAAGTGTTATTGCAATTGATCAGGATATGCAGGCTATTGAATTTGCCAAGAAAAGATTGAAAAAATTTGGAAATAAACTTCAGATATTTCAAGATAATTTTAGAAATATTGATATGGCTGTTTATCTTGCAGGATTTGAAAAGGTAGATCGGATATTAATGGATATAGGAGTTTCCTCAAATCAGTTAGATAATGCGAAAAGAGGTTTTTCATACAGGTTTGAGGCAAGACTGGATATGCGGATGGATAGTAATTTAAAAACAAGTGCTTATGAAGTTATCAATGAATTTTCTGAAAAAGAAATTGCAGATATTATTTACAAATATGGTGAAGAGCCAAAATCTCGAAGAATTGCAAAGAAAATTGTAGAATATAGGAAAAACAAGCCTATTGAAACTACAACAGAACTTGCAGATGTTGTTATAAGGTCAATAGGGAAAAGCATGAAGAAACATCCTGCTAAAAGAACATTTCAGGCTATTAGAATTTTTGTGAATAAAGAGCTCGAGGTATTAAGTGAAACATTGGATAAAGCGGTAAAATTGCTTAATAAAAATGGCAGACTTTTGGTAATTACTTTTCATTCTTTGGAAGATAGGATTGTAAAGGAAAAATTTCGTGAATTTGAAGATCCTTGTACTTGTCCAAAGGATATACCGATTTGTGTGTGTAATAAAAAAAGTTTGGGAAAGATAATTACAAGAAAGCCGATTATTGCTAAAACATTAGAATTAGAAGAAAATAATAGGGCACATTCGGCAAAATTGAGAATTTTTGAAAGGAGTGAATAA